The proteins below are encoded in one region of Flammeovirga kamogawensis:
- a CDS encoding SMI1/KNR4 family protein: MNSILIKRRNRNVIKIEEIKKIEIVLKKKLPNELIQFLMKYSDCTLFECFYQKEGIYTMPGYIVGVSDKNPNIFDLIEGNIFYNDIDWLPFACDYGGWVFNVSLSEKTYGEVWINKFDSGEKNPFEFVSSSLEEFINGLKRVEDI; this comes from the coding sequence ATGAATAGTATTTTAATTAAAAGAAGAAATAGAAACGTAATTAAAATTGAGGAAATAAAAAAAATTGAGATAGTACTAAAAAAGAAATTACCAAATGAATTAATTCAATTTTTGATGAAGTACAGTGATTGCACATTATTTGAATGCTTTTATCAAAAAGAAGGAATTTACACAATGCCAGGGTATATAGTTGGTGTTTCTGATAAAAACCCTAATATTTTTGATTTAATTGAAGGTAATATATTTTATAATGATATAGATTGGTTGCCATTTGCTTGTGATTATGGTGGTTGGGTATTTAATGTGTCATTATCTGAAAAAACATATGGTGAAGTGTGGATCAATAAATTTGATAGTGGTGAGAAAAATCCTTTTGAATTTGTTTCTTCTTCACTTGAAGAATTCATCAATGGTTTGAAAAGAGTTGAGGATATATAA